A DNA window from Mastomys coucha isolate ucsf_1 unplaced genomic scaffold, UCSF_Mcou_1 pScaffold21, whole genome shotgun sequence contains the following coding sequences:
- the Dnaaf3 gene encoding dynein assembly factor 3, axonemal isoform X1, with amino-acid sequence MTTPAGSGAGFGTVSWWGLSPALDLQAESPPVDPDSQSKTEHKVPELDALLLGSVDGRHMLRTLARAALWPLRRFNFYVLENNLEAVARHMLIFSLALEEPEKMGLQERTETFLELWGNALLRPSVAAFLRAQASHLANLVPEPDRLEEQLPWLSLQLLKFRERDALEAVFRFWSGGEKRPEVFPMSCLWDSRLRHYLGSRYDARRGVADWDLRMKLHDRGAQVIHIQEFRRWRDTGVAFELRDLSAYHVPNKTLASGRLLSHRGERVAARGYWGDIATGPFIAFGIEADDQSLLRTSNGQPVKTASEITQHNVTELFREVAAWRGPRAIQGKVEETESPEPGVPAQEPFTIHFLPLDSSQTLHHKTCYQGRFQLLYVSCGMVHLLSPELGACVAPGGNLVVELARYLVDLRPKELQAFSDRVVEIARVAGFAPHTTTKPSETFARFYKLGDSSRGVGDSAVESGPAPSKVLTLPPESISPPQADQAPFLEAVSPTQDDQAPSLESMSPTQDDQAPSLEAISPPQADLAPSPKVTSPPQADQAPSLELMSPIQADQALPLEAVSPPQDELVFPLEAISPPQADLAPSSGSDEPTPGSSGNVPSKHVT; translated from the exons ATGACCACGCCTGCGGGCTCTGGCGCTGGCTTCGGTACTGTGTCCTGGTGGGGTCTGTCCCCGGCGCTGGACCTACAGGCTGAAA GTCCTCCTGTAGACCCAGATTCACAGTCGAAAACAGAGCACAAGGTCCCAGAGCTGGATGCCCTGCTGTTAGGTTCGGTGGATGGGAGACACATGCTGCGGACGCTGGCCAGGGCAGCGCTCTGGCCTCTCAGGAGGTTCAAT TTTTATGTGCTGGAGAATAATCTGGAAGCGGTGGCCCGACACATGCTGATCTTCAGTCTAGCCCTAGAGGAGCCTGAGAAGATGGGGCTCCAAG AGCGGACTGAGACCTTCCTGGAGCTGTGGGGGAACGCGCTGCTGCGACCCTCGGTAGCTGCCTTCCTGCGCGCTCAGGCTAGCCACCTGGCTAATCTGGTCCCAGAGCCCGATCGCCTGGAGGAACAACTGCCCTGGCTTAGCCTTCAGCTACTCAAG TTCCGCGAGCGGGATGCCCTGGAGGCCGTGTTCCGCTTCTGGTCAGGTGGGGAGAAGAGACCCGAAGTCTTCCCCATGAGTTGCCTTTGGGACTCGAGGTTGCGCCACTACCTGGGTTCCCGCTACGATGCCCGGCGTGGTGTTGCCGACTGGGACCTGCGCATGAAGCTGCATGACCGAGGG GCCCAAGTCATCCATATCCAGGAGTTCCGACGCTGGCGGGACACAGGTGttgcctttgaactcagagacttgAGTGCTTACCACGTGCCCAACAAGACTCTCGCGTCCGGTCGCCTCCTGAGCCAC CGTGGGGAACGCGTGGCTGCGCGCGGATACTGGGGGGACATCGCCACGGGGCCCTTTATAGCTTTTGGCATCGAGGCGGACGACCAGAGCCTCTTACGGACTAGTAACGGACAGCCAGTCAAG ACTGCAAGCGAGATCACACAGCACAATGTTACAGAGCTATTCAGAGAAGTGGCCGCTTGGAGGGGCCCGAGAGCCATCCAGGGGAAAGTAGAGGAGACAGAGTCGCCCGAGCCAGGCG TGCCTGCTCAAGAACCCTTCACTATCCACTTTCTGCCCCTCGACTCTTCACAGACTCTCCACCACAAGACTTGCTACCAGGGCCGGTTCCAGCTCCTCTATGTGTCCTGTGG GATGGTCCATCTTCTCAGCCCTGAGCTCGGGGCTTGCGTGGCCCCTGGAGGGAACCTGGTTGTGGAATTAGCTCG GTACTTGGTGGACCTGCGGCCCAAGGAGTTGCAAGCGTTCTCTGACCGAGTTGTGGAGATAGCGCGGGTGGCTGGGTTTGCCCCTCACACTACCACCAAACCCTCAGAGACTTTTGCACGCTTCTACAAGTTAGGGGACTCTTCTCGGGGTGTTGGCGACTCAGCTGTGGAATCTGGACCTGCACCCTCCAAAGTCCTAACCCTTCCCCCAGAGTCGATAAGTCCACCCCAGGCTGACCAGGCCCCCTTTCTAGAGGCAGTGAGCCCAACCCAGGATGACCAGGCCCCATCTCTAGAATCGATGAGCCCAACCCAAGATGACCAGGCCCCGTCTCTAGAAGCAATTAGCCCACCTCAGGCTGACCTGGCCCCATCTCCAAAGGTAACGAGTCCACCCCAGGCTGATCAGGCCCCATCTTTAGAATTGATGAGCCCAATCCAGGCCGACCAAGCCTTGCCTCTAGAAGCAGTTAGCCCACCCCAGGATGAGCTAGTCTTTCCTCTAGAAGCAATCAGC
- the Dnaaf3 gene encoding dynein assembly factor 3, axonemal isoform X2, with amino-acid sequence MTTPAGSGAGFGTVSWWGLSPALDLQAEKRTETFLELWGNALLRPSVAAFLRAQASHLANLVPEPDRLEEQLPWLSLQLLKFRERDALEAVFRFWSGGEKRPEVFPMSCLWDSRLRHYLGSRYDARRGVADWDLRMKLHDRGAQVIHIQEFRRWRDTGVAFELRDLSAYHVPNKTLASGRLLSHRGERVAARGYWGDIATGPFIAFGIEADDQSLLRTSNGQPVKTASEITQHNVTELFREVAAWRGPRAIQGKVEETESPEPGVPAQEPFTIHFLPLDSSQTLHHKTCYQGRFQLLYVSCGMVHLLSPELGACVAPGGNLVVELARYLVDLRPKELQAFSDRVVEIARVAGFAPHTTTKPSETFARFYKLGDSSRGVGDSAVESGPAPSKVLTLPPESISPPQADQAPFLEAVSPTQDDQAPSLESMSPTQDDQAPSLEAISPPQADLAPSPKVTSPPQADQAPSLELMSPIQADQALPLEAVSPPQDELVFPLEAISPPQADLAPSSGSDEPTPGSSGNVPSKHVT; translated from the exons ATGACCACGCCTGCGGGCTCTGGCGCTGGCTTCGGTACTGTGTCCTGGTGGGGTCTGTCCCCGGCGCTGGACCTACAGGCTGAAA AGCGGACTGAGACCTTCCTGGAGCTGTGGGGGAACGCGCTGCTGCGACCCTCGGTAGCTGCCTTCCTGCGCGCTCAGGCTAGCCACCTGGCTAATCTGGTCCCAGAGCCCGATCGCCTGGAGGAACAACTGCCCTGGCTTAGCCTTCAGCTACTCAAG TTCCGCGAGCGGGATGCCCTGGAGGCCGTGTTCCGCTTCTGGTCAGGTGGGGAGAAGAGACCCGAAGTCTTCCCCATGAGTTGCCTTTGGGACTCGAGGTTGCGCCACTACCTGGGTTCCCGCTACGATGCCCGGCGTGGTGTTGCCGACTGGGACCTGCGCATGAAGCTGCATGACCGAGGG GCCCAAGTCATCCATATCCAGGAGTTCCGACGCTGGCGGGACACAGGTGttgcctttgaactcagagacttgAGTGCTTACCACGTGCCCAACAAGACTCTCGCGTCCGGTCGCCTCCTGAGCCAC CGTGGGGAACGCGTGGCTGCGCGCGGATACTGGGGGGACATCGCCACGGGGCCCTTTATAGCTTTTGGCATCGAGGCGGACGACCAGAGCCTCTTACGGACTAGTAACGGACAGCCAGTCAAG ACTGCAAGCGAGATCACACAGCACAATGTTACAGAGCTATTCAGAGAAGTGGCCGCTTGGAGGGGCCCGAGAGCCATCCAGGGGAAAGTAGAGGAGACAGAGTCGCCCGAGCCAGGCG TGCCTGCTCAAGAACCCTTCACTATCCACTTTCTGCCCCTCGACTCTTCACAGACTCTCCACCACAAGACTTGCTACCAGGGCCGGTTCCAGCTCCTCTATGTGTCCTGTGG GATGGTCCATCTTCTCAGCCCTGAGCTCGGGGCTTGCGTGGCCCCTGGAGGGAACCTGGTTGTGGAATTAGCTCG GTACTTGGTGGACCTGCGGCCCAAGGAGTTGCAAGCGTTCTCTGACCGAGTTGTGGAGATAGCGCGGGTGGCTGGGTTTGCCCCTCACACTACCACCAAACCCTCAGAGACTTTTGCACGCTTCTACAAGTTAGGGGACTCTTCTCGGGGTGTTGGCGACTCAGCTGTGGAATCTGGACCTGCACCCTCCAAAGTCCTAACCCTTCCCCCAGAGTCGATAAGTCCACCCCAGGCTGACCAGGCCCCCTTTCTAGAGGCAGTGAGCCCAACCCAGGATGACCAGGCCCCATCTCTAGAATCGATGAGCCCAACCCAAGATGACCAGGCCCCGTCTCTAGAAGCAATTAGCCCACCTCAGGCTGACCTGGCCCCATCTCCAAAGGTAACGAGTCCACCCCAGGCTGATCAGGCCCCATCTTTAGAATTGATGAGCCCAATCCAGGCCGACCAAGCCTTGCCTCTAGAAGCAGTTAGCCCACCCCAGGATGAGCTAGTCTTTCCTCTAGAAGCAATCAGC